Part of the Garra rufa chromosome 8, GarRuf1.0, whole genome shotgun sequence genome, CCAGTTGGTGGCTGTAGTGCCTAGAAGCATGTTCACCAAGCATCGCCAACACCCTCTGTTGTAAACAACTGGCTCGATTCGCCAACGAAACATGCTGGGAGAGATGCCACAATGACTGAATCATCAATCCTTCCTTTATTTCCTCCATAGTGCCAACCGGAGTTTGGTTTAAAGCATTGTTATTCCTGCTGCTGTGTGGTGCTTGCTCTAAGGAAAGTGATTTGGTGCCAGCTTGGCAATCTCTTGTAGAGCAACCATGTGTAAGGTTGTGACCAACCTCACTGTCTTCAAATGTAGGCATGAAACACATCTGTGGAGCGCCTGATGGAGTACCCGGTGAGTTTCGGTTCAAGGAGAGGAGGGTGAGTAGTGGCTCCGGGCTTGACAAAAGAAAGGCTTTGAGACGTGAATCCTGAAACAAAGGCGATAGAAGCATATCCGGGAGCTGAGGAGAACCTTTAGAGGACAGGAGATCCAGATGGACCATGGATGGGAGGTTCTGCCAAACCATCTGTCCAAAACTATTATCCACATCCAAACCTAGTGCAACACCACTGCAGTCCATATTTCCACTCAAAGTAGAGGATGAAATCTGGATTTAATTACTTTGGAGCTGATGTGTGGATAAGAGATGGACTCATTTTCTATCCTCCGTCCTGGGACTAATAGATATGACCTCAGATCAAGTGCTTATAACATTACCTGAAACTGTATCTTGAGCGACAGATCTGTAAAAAGAGACGGCGAATATTATAAAAGATAAGCGATGTGATTGAGAAAGTGAATGTTTTTGATATCCTCTAACTTTATCATAACAATCGTAATTTAGGACGATCAGTTAAGTCTTAGAGACATATTAAGTCTTAGAGAAATATTCGTAAACGTATAGACTACTATTTTTCGCTTAAGCGATAAGCGTAACGTTAATGTTAAGAAAATAACGGCAGAATTGGAAAAACAACGTCATCATCTCACCTTTAACAGCCGCTCATTTTAACAAACATAAATCGCACAGTCCAGAAATAGACGATCATCCATAAACATAATCCTGCAAGTGACAGAAATACTGATTTTTCAGTTTTATGAGCAGATATCGACTGATCTCGTCCGATTTGTTTCACACCGCTGAACAGCCTCAACCGGAGACTAGAGAGAGCAAGAGTGAGAGAGTGTGTCCCTGAGTGAGTGTTTATATACCCTCTTGGTTACTTTTATTGGACGAagctacaaatacattaaaatagttaatatagttttttacatttgaaatttATAAGAAACATATTTTTCTATTacacataaatgtaaataataataataataataataataataataataacggaatatattttattttccattaGTAGTTGTCGTTTCATCTTTAGTTTCacttttcttttaatatttagtTACCCAGACATTTCGCAATTGGTTGTTGTCGATAACGAGTAACCTAGTTTTTGTGACTGCACTCACGAAAACAACTGAGCCATGGCATGAGATATTTGACATATTTGTGGCTAAAAAGTTTTACCTGTCATTCTTAGACATAATTCTATGCACATATAGCCTATACTATTGGCTATTAAAGGAAAGATTTGTGCTTTGCAGTTTCTGGTGATGTCCCACCCCTGCATCCCAAACATTTTTTCTTTCAGTTTGGCTAAAGAGGGAGGGTTTGTTTTGCGTTCTTTTTGCTTGTATAGGCTTGAAATGCAGGGAAGCACTTGTTTGAACGCTTCAGCTGCTATTACCATAAATTGGTTGTAATATGCATTCAGTCCAGCAGGTGGGACTAGCACAACTGAATTAGGAGATGAAGCAGTAAGGGCAAGTCACCAATAATTAATTATCTTATTTTTCAGAATAACTTACGGAAATATATTTCTTTAAGTAACATGACGCCTGAAATAATAACCTATATcctaaaagaataaaataaaataaataaaatgttttctttcaAAAGAAAACTTGTAGCACGTAGCACGTATAGgcattaaaatgaaatgtattcctgtgatcaaagctacatttttagcatcattactccagtcttcagtgtcacatgatccagaaatcattctaacatgctgatttgctgttgaataaacatttattattattatcctcatcataatcaatatttaaaactgttgaatacattttattcaggattatttgatgaatagaaagatccaaagacatAAATTATCTGacataaaaaacttttgtaacattatacactataccattcaagagattagatcattttatttaaaaaaaaaaaaaaaaaaaaaaatattatatatatatatatatatatatatatatatatgtatatatatatagatatagaaatgaatacttttatttagcaaggatgctttaaattgatcaaaagtaatgataaaaattTCTGTCATGTAactaaaaaaattctatttcagataaatgctgttcttctgaactttttatttatcaaaagaaaattctactcagctgttttcaacataataataattataatcagaataatcagaatattagaatgatttattatgtgactggagtaatgaagctaaaaatccagctttgaaatattttaataaatattcaaatagtaaaacagttattttacatagtaaaactatttcagaattgtactgtttttgctttggatcaaataaatgtaggcttggtaattgaagagacttctttaaaaatcttactgtgcaaaaacttttgactggtagtgtatatcatgtAAAACTATAGCCAATGTCAGAATAACAACATAAAAGAGTaaatatgtgtccctggaccacaaaaccaggcttaagtcgctggggtatatttgtagcaatagccaaaaatacatatgggtcaaaatgatcgatttttcttttatgccaaaaattattagcatattaagtaaagatcatgttccatgaagatattttgcaaattttctaccataaatatatcaaaacttgattttgattagtaatatgcattgctaagaacttcatttggacaacttttaaggcaattttctcaataattagatttttttgcaccctcagattccaggttttcaaatagttgtatctcagacaaacagtGTCCTATTGTAACagacaatatatcaatggaaagcttatttcctcagctttcagatgatgtaagaatctcaatttcgacaaatttacacttatgactggtttagtggttttgtggtccagggtcacatatattacaaAGAATAAATATATTACACACAAGTAACCTTGAAAAGAGCACAACAAAACAGTAAGCAAAGTCTGGTTTTCTACAGTCAGTTTTCTTTATGTAGTCTATATTTCTAAATAATCACCACAGAAATTCATATCAAAACTATTTTTAGCAATGCatcttaaaaaatattaaacatgatTCCATATTCAGTCTACAATagatgtatttgctgtatttactATTTTGCATAAAAAAGGAATAGTGAGTTTGTGGTTTGCAAATGTCAACACAATTTCATATCCATTCAAATTTCTGCAAATTATGTTCTTGTACTGGCATCCACATTTCAGAACATTTTAGACTGATCTAGTGAATGTTTCCACAACATTGCTTTCCTGTAAATCACGCATATAGATCCATCTGTTGGTAGAAGTAACATAACCTAAACTGACACATCAGGAAAGAGGGCATTTCAGGGTTTGTAGTTTTCTGCCAACATTTTTAGCCATTAGGCGGAATTTTGTCTGGCCAATACCTAAAAGGATGGTTGCCCCAAGAGAGTACAGTGCCATGACAGTGAAAATCAAATGGCCACGTCGATCCCAAAAATCAACAGCAAAATATGCATAGAGCTCACGTATCATGAGCCATCCTGCAGCAAGAAAATAGAGGACACCCTGTATAATGCTTATGATTGTCACTTTCATCTGCTGCTTTTTACGAACAGCAGAGAAAAAGTTGTTGTTTTCCTCCATTCTCTTTATATGAGTCCGCAAGTAGACAACAGTCACGCTGCTTGATGCCAACATAATGCCCAGACACAGCAAAAAATAGCAGCATCTAATCCAAAAATAAATGTGTGATAATACGTAGAATCCTGAATTTGTTTTTTCGCTGGTGTTGTTCACATGATCTCTGGTTGAATTCAAGTTCATTGCAGAAATGTACAAGATACAGCGTCCAAGGAATTCAGGAAGAAACAAGAGTCTGTCAACAAATAATGCCAAGTACACAAAGAGTCTGATGTGCTTCTTAATCCAGATCAAAACAGTTTGCCGTACAGGAACAATTTGTAAGTAGTAACACACATTCAGAGCAAAGGAGGCAGTAAATCCAGTCCACATGGCAAAAAGAAAACCAGCCACTGAAAAAACGTATATCCACGGAGCTGGATAAACAAAgttgaaaaaactgaataaaagattaaaaatgttAAGAATAAGATTGCAACCAATAAGTGACCACAGTAAAACATTAAGCGGTGGTTTTACACGGTTTACTGGTCCTTCCTGAGAAGAAATCATGCAGTAGACAAAAAACATATTCACCAGAATAGTGGCAACAGAAACAGGCACATTTACTATGGCAAATGTCACCTTGCTCATCTTAACAGTGAAGGAAACCATTTTTCCACTGGCCACTAAGAGGAAGAAGTTTGTTATTTGGGCAAGGAAGGTGTGAAGGCGTCAGTCTCtaatttaaatatgttttgtaTAGTGTAAAATAACGAAGAGAGAGAGTGTGTAAAAGTGCATGAGTAGTGTTTATGCAACCTGTTAGTAACTGTTATTGGACACagctataaatacatttaaaagagttaatatagtttataaaaaaaaaaatacttttatttttttatattttttgagaCCTGCATCTTGCAAATGTTCATGAGGGTTATTTGTTGTTGATAACTACTAGTAGTTCTGGGGACTACAGTCCTGAATACAAACTGAGATGTATCAAAGTAGCCCAGACATGCCATTAGATATTTGTCATAtttgtggctttttttttttttttactctcagaTGAAATTAAACATATTACAGTATGTACATATAGTATGCTATGGATTAACAAAATGTGATGTGAAATAATCAAATGATTCCTGTTACTTTGAAAAGAAATATAGAAGATTTGTGCACTGTCGTTACTGGTGATGTACCATCCCTGGATctcaaacatttttttctttcaggctGGCTAAATAAGGAGGGTTTTCCTGAGAGCTGCTATCAAACTTTGTTTTGCTTTCTTCTTAGTACTTGTATAGGCTTGAAAAGCATAGAAGAACGTGTCAAATTAGTTGTAATATGCATTCAGTCCACAAGGTGGGACTAGAACAACTGAATTATGAGCTAAAAGAACAAGGGCACCTCACCAATAAATAATAATCTCAATTTAGGcatttttttctaaaagtgtgcCAAAAGACACATAACACATGAAACAATAACTAATCAGAATGACCACATTAGGCCTAAGAAAAACTGAGGGAATGTGAATATCTGATGTACTGaataagcaaacaaaaaaaaatactttacacATATAAAGAAAACTGAATAGAGTACAAGTTTCTGAATACAGTCCATCTGGATTATGTAGACTTGGGTTATTTTGACAATTATGGTTGTGTGTTTTATATATCTCCATTCAATCCATTCAAATTTTTGCAAATTATGTTCTTTTTTAACCAAAAGGTATTTTCAATAATTACTGTGACTTcagacaagaaaaaaaagttactgaACCATAAAGTATTTTAAGCCCATGAAAACATTTCACATCCACCCACACTTCAGAACATTTTTAGACTGATTTAGTTTGAGTGCTGTCCAGCAACGCTTCCCTTGCATTATGCTTATAAAAAGTGCTGGCAGAAGTGACATTACAGAATTTGTAGTTTTTTGCCAATATTTTTAGAAACAAAATCAACAAAATACACAACAAGCTCTTCAGTCATGAGCCATCCTGAAGTGAGAAAGAAGAGGACTGTCTGTGTAATGCCCAGAACTGTCTCATCTGCTGCTTTTTATGAAGAGCAGAGAAAGAGTTTGTGTTCTTTTTCAGTCTCTTCATGTGATTCAGCGAGTAGACAATAGTTGCACTGCTTAATATCAGCATAGTACTcagacaaaatgaaaaaaaatagcaACATTTAAGCCAAAAGTCTGTGACTAATATGCATCCTACATAGACTGCTTTGCTGGTGATGTTCACATCATCACTGATTGAACTGAAGGCCATTACAGACATTTTAAGTTCCCAAAACACATCCATAAGgaattcaaacagaaaataaaaagagTCTTTCAATAAACAGTGCCAAGTACACAAAGAGTATGATGTGTGTCTTCACACAGATCAAAAAAAGGTCACCATACAGAAATAATCTAGAAGTAGTAACAAACATTCAGAGCATGACAATgagaatataaaatgtaaaatgtagctAGGTCAACAAAGTTGATAAAAAAAGAATAAGATTCAATCCAATACGTGACAACAGTAAAACATTAAGTGGTGGTTTTATGCTGTTTACTGGTCTTTTCTGTTAAGAAATCATACAGTAGATTAAAACGATATTCATTAGAATAGTGGCAATAGAAACAGCCATATTCACAATGGCAAACGCCAACAAGCTCatattaacaatatatatattttttttttttacactggcCACTCAGTTTTTCTGTACATCTCTATGCAAATAAAATACTGCAGAAACGTTATTTGAAATGCAAATTAGTTTCGTTCTGAATTCCAGttaatgctttatttttataaatgcatttactcCACAGCTcactggaagaaaaaaaaa contains:
- the LOC141340155 gene encoding uncharacterized protein produces the protein MVSFTVKMSKVTFAIVNVPVSVATILVNMFFVYCMISSQEGPVNRVKPPLNVLLWSLIGCNLILNIFNLLFSFFNFVYPAPWIYVFSVAGFLFAMWTGFTASFALNVCYYLQIVPVRQTVLIWIKKHIRLFVYLALFVDRLLFLPEFLGRCILYISAMNLNSTRDHVNNTSEKTNSGFYVLSHIYFWIRCCYFLLCLGIMLASSSVTVVYLRTHIKRMEENNNFFSAVRKKQQMKVTIISIIQGVLYFLAAGWLMIRELYAYFAVDFWDRRGHLIFTVMALYSLGATILLGIGQTKFRLMAKNVGRKLQTLKCPLS